In Pyrus communis chromosome 1, drPyrComm1.1, whole genome shotgun sequence, the following are encoded in one genomic region:
- the LOC137746691 gene encoding IQ domain-containing protein IQM1-like translates to MVLSLSLVLSAWNEILILTTSFLVQMGTKQGELEDLGKGLERSISFNYWEFTQSKLEASHHSKGSNHETLKIKKPTILLPEPVTLSTDSTPLPSELDAAATKVQKVYKSYRTRRNLADCAVLVEELWWQALDFAALNRSSVSFYNIEKHESAESRWSRARTRAAKVGKGLCKDERAQKLALQHWLEAIDPRHRYGHNLQFYHDVWSNSKSTQPFFYWLDVGDGKDTNLNKCPRSPLQRQCIQYLGPKERVAYEVIVENGKLVHRQSGMLVDTVEGSKWIFVLSTSRALYVGQKKKGTFQHSSFLSGGATTAAGRLVAHNGVLEAIWPYSGHYLPTEDNFKEFIIFLKEHQVDLTTVKMCATDDDKASFKVPYEESSPEINADNPDGPKINGSNGSIPTDHQHESVGPNIANAEGPVFDLSRRLSCKWASGLGARIGCVKDYPVNLQFKALEQVNLSPKVTLSRRGSCAPIPSPRPSPKIRVSPRLAYMGLPIPTVLVRANSAM, encoded by the exons GGGTTAGAAAGGTCAATAAGCTTCAATTATTGggaatttacacaatcaaaacttgaagcatCTCATCATTCAAAGGGTAGCAATCATGAGACATTGAAGATAAAGAAACCTACTATTTTGCTTCCTGAACCCGTTACGTTGTCTACTGACTCCACTCCGCTGCCGAGCGAGCTCGATGCCGCGGCAACCAAGGTCCAGAAAGTGTACAAGAGTTACAGGACTAGAAGAAACCTTGCAGATTGTGCTGTTTTGGTTGAGGAACTATG GTGGCAGGCTTTGGATTTTGCAGCTCTGAACCGAAGCTCAGTTTCCTTCTACAACATTGAGAAACACGAAAGTGCCGAATCGCGGTGGTCAAGGGCTAGGACAAGGGCTGCCAAG GTAGGGAAGGGTTTGTGCAAGGACGAAAGGGCTCAGAAACTAGCTCTGCAGCACTGGCTTGAAGCT ATTGATCCCCGCCATCGGTACGGACACAATCTGCAGTTTTACCACGATGTGTGGTCTAATAGCAAGAGCACCCAACCTTTCTTCTACTG GCTGGATGTTGGTGATGGCAAAGACACCAACCTCAACAAGTGCCCAAGAAGTCCTTTGCAACGGCAGTGCATCCAATATCTTGGGCCT AAAGAAAGGGTGGCATATGAAGTGATCGTGGAGAATGGAAAGCTTGTGCACAGGCAAAGCGGAATGCTTGTTGACACAGTTGAAGGGTCAAAGTGGATTTTTGTTCTCAGCACATCAAGAGCGTTATATGTAGGGCAAAAGAAGAAAGGAACTTTTCAGCACTCAAGCTTTCTTTCTGGAGGGGCCACAACTGCAGCAGGTAGATTAGTCGCTCACAATGGGGTTCTTGAG GCTATTTGGCCATACAGTGGTCACTACCTCCCAACTGAGGACAATTTCAAGGAATTCATTATCTTCCTGAAGGAGCACCAAGTGGACTTAACAACCGTCAAG ATGTGTGCAACCGATGATGACAAAGCATCATTCAAAGTTCCTTATGAGGAATCCAGTCCAGAGATTAATGCTGACAATCCTGATGGGCCTAAAATCAACGGCTCCAATGGCTCCATTCCCACAGATCATCAACACGAGAGTGTGGGACCCAACATAGCCAATGCAGAAGGACCAGTATTTGACCTGTCCAGGCGTTTGTCTTGCAAGTGGGCAAGTGGGCTTGGGGCACGTATTGGGTGTGTGAAGGACTATCCAGTGAACCTACAGTTCAAAGCACTTGAACAAGTCAACCTTTCACCAAAAGTCACACTGAGCCGGCGTGGAAGCTGTGCTCCAATCCCTTCACCGAGACCAAGCCCCAAGATCCGGGTCTCTCCTAGACTTGCCTACATGGGACTCCCTATCCCGACGGTATTGGTTCGCGCTAATTCCGCCATGTGA